In Castanea sativa cultivar Marrone di Chiusa Pesio chromosome 6, ASM4071231v1, a single window of DNA contains:
- the LOC142639344 gene encoding receptor-like protein 9DC3, translating to MEQGYYQDSVIVAMKGQSFVLERILTIFTTIDLSSNKFHGKILEEIGMLYFLRGLNLSHNRLIGHIPSSLGHLSVLESLDLSSNRLNGEIPMQLTSLTFLAVLNLSQNQLMGPIPQGKQFGTFQNNSYGGNLGLCGFPLSKNCGIDERPPPPIFQEDNDPMFMSGFGWKAVLLGYGCGLVFGIAMGNFMFKIGKPQCLLGLIEENQQRKLKKPSNQRSRGSRNYSI from the coding sequence ATGGAACAAGGCTATTACCAAGACTCGGTTATTGTAGCAATGAAAGGGCAAAGCTTTGTGCTAGAGAGAATTTTAACCATCTTCACTACCATAGATCTATCAAGTAACAAGTTCCATGGAAAGATTCTTGAAGAGATTGGAATGCTTTACTTTCTTCGAGGTCTTAACCTTTCCCATAATAGACTAATTGGCCATATACCATCATCTTTGGGCCATTTGTCTGTACTTGAATCCTTAGACCTCTCTTCAAATAGGCTTAATGGGGAGATTCCAATGCAACTGACAAGTTTAACATTTTTGGCAGTGTTAAATCTTTCGCAAAACCAACTTATGGGACCCATACCACAAGGCAAACAATTTGGAACATTTCAAAACAACTCATATGGTGGAAATTTGGGATTGTGTGGATTTCCATTGTCAAAGAATTGTGGCATCGATGAGcggccaccaccaccaatattcCAAGAGGACAACGATCCAATGTTTATGAGTGGATTTGGTTGGAAGGCTGTGTTATTAGGGTATGGATGTGGATTGGTTTTTGGAATAGCTATGGGGAATTTCATGTTTAAAATTGGAAAACCTCAATGCCTTCTAGGGTTAATTGAAGAGAACCAGCAAAGAAAGTTGAAAAAGCCTAGCAACCAAAGATCTAGAGGAAGCAGAAATTACAGCATTTAA